The Candidatus Methylomirabilis lanthanidiphila genome contains a region encoding:
- a CDS encoding YGGT family protein: MPFVAYFISAFASILSTVLSIYTWMFIIRAVISWVSPDPWNPIVQFLARATDPVLRPIQQLIPMWRLGIDISPIIAILGLQFIQRWLVPSLQELAWTLQ; the protein is encoded by the coding sequence GTGCCGTTTGTTGCCTACTTTATCAGCGCATTTGCGTCTATCCTGAGTACGGTGTTGTCGATCTACACATGGATGTTCATCATTCGGGCGGTGATCTCCTGGGTCAGCCCCGACCCCTGGAATCCGATTGTCCAGTTCCTCGCTCGCGCCACCGACCCGGTACTGCGACCGATTCAGCAATTGATCCCGATGTGGCGATTAGGGATAGATATCTCCCCCATCATTGCGATCCTGGGGCTCCAGTTCATCCAGCGGTGGCTTGTGCCTTCCCTCCAAGAGCTGGCCTGGACCCTCCAGTGA
- a CDS encoding epimerase, with the protein MPRTLITGGAGFLGSHLCDRFIEEGHHVICLDNLITGMTDNVAHLIGHDAFRFIKLDVTEYLYIDGPLDYVLHFASPASPVDYQRLPIQTLKVGSLGTHKALGLAKAKGARFLLASTSEVYGDPVIHPQREEYWGNVNPVGPRGVYDEAKRFAEAMTMAYHRYHGLDTRIARIFNTYGPRMRASDGRVVSNFINQALRGEPLTVYGDGSQTRSFCYVSDLVEGLYRLLMSDEIDPVNIGNPKEFTVLDLARMVLETIGGESTIEFRPLPLDDPRVRQPDIGLARATLGWEPKVQIAEGLALTIEHFRRQLAGSY; encoded by the coding sequence ATGCCTCGCACGCTGATCACGGGAGGCGCCGGGTTCCTCGGCTCTCACCTGTGTGACCGATTCATCGAGGAGGGGCATCACGTTATCTGCCTTGATAATCTGATCACCGGTATGACGGACAACGTCGCCCACCTGATCGGACACGACGCCTTCCGTTTTATTAAGTTGGATGTCACCGAGTACCTGTATATCGATGGCCCGCTGGATTACGTGCTCCATTTCGCCTCTCCGGCCAGCCCTGTCGATTATCAACGTCTCCCAATCCAGACGCTCAAGGTGGGCTCCCTCGGTACCCATAAGGCCCTGGGGCTGGCGAAGGCCAAGGGTGCGCGCTTCCTGCTGGCCTCGACCTCAGAGGTCTATGGTGATCCTGTGATCCATCCTCAGCGGGAGGAATACTGGGGCAACGTTAACCCGGTCGGTCCCAGAGGCGTGTACGACGAGGCGAAGCGCTTCGCCGAGGCGATGACCATGGCCTACCACCGGTATCATGGGCTCGACACCCGGATTGCTCGGATTTTCAACACGTATGGACCCAGGATGCGAGCGAGCGATGGCCGGGTCGTCTCTAACTTTATCAATCAGGCGCTCCGCGGCGAGCCCCTGACGGTCTATGGCGACGGATCGCAGACCCGGAGCTTCTGTTACGTCTCCGATTTGGTTGAGGGGTTGTATCGTCTGCTGATGTCGGATGAGATCGACCCGGTCAATATCGGCAACCCGAAAGAGTTTACGGTGCTCGACCTTGCCCGTATGGTCCTGGAGACGATCGGCGGCGAGTCTACTATTGAGTTCCGTCCGTTGCCGCTGGATGACCCTCGTGTACGTCAACCGGATATTGGTTTGGCGAGAGCAACACTTGGCTGGGAGCCGAAGGTTCAGATCGCGGAGGGGCTGGCGTTGACCATCGAACACTTCCGCCGGCAGTTGGCAGGCTCTTACTAA
- a CDS encoding spore coat protein, translated as MRILVTGGAGFIGSNFIRHLLATDPTCRIVNLDKLTYAGNLENLTDVEGDRRYQFIKGSICDAAQVDTLLSEGFDALVNFAAESHVDRSIQDARAFVETNVLGTQTLLEACRRYRVSRMLQVSTDEVYGSLGPSGRFTEESPLHPNSPYAASKAAGDMLVSAYFRTYGLPVIITRSSNNYGPQQFPEKAIPLFITNALVGEPLPMYGDGLYVRDWLHVQDHCEALALVLRSGAAGDIYNIGGNCERANIDVAHFILRTLGKPKTLITHVRDRLGHDRRYALNTSKIEQVLGWKPRIPFETGLEDTIHWYERHTTWWTRIKGGQYREYYRKTYGDLSCVSQ; from the coding sequence GTGCGAATCCTCGTGACCGGTGGGGCCGGGTTTATCGGGTCGAACTTTATTCGCCATCTTCTGGCAACGGATCCGACTTGCCGCATCGTAAACCTCGATAAGCTGACCTACGCCGGCAATCTTGAAAACCTCACCGACGTTGAGGGTGATCGTCGATATCAGTTTATCAAGGGAAGCATCTGCGACGCCGCACAAGTGGACACGTTGCTGAGTGAGGGGTTCGACGCGCTGGTAAACTTTGCAGCCGAATCGCACGTCGATCGAAGCATCCAGGATGCAAGGGCCTTCGTAGAAACCAATGTGCTTGGGACACAGACCCTTCTGGAGGCATGTCGGCGATATCGTGTGTCCAGGATGTTGCAGGTGTCTACCGATGAGGTGTATGGTTCCCTTGGACCATCCGGTCGCTTTACAGAGGAAAGTCCCCTCCACCCAAACAGCCCCTATGCGGCCAGCAAGGCGGCGGGGGACATGCTGGTCTCGGCCTACTTTCGCACCTACGGGTTGCCGGTCATTATCACCCGGAGTTCCAATAACTATGGTCCCCAACAGTTCCCGGAAAAGGCCATTCCGCTCTTTATTACCAATGCCCTCGTCGGCGAGCCGCTTCCAATGTATGGCGATGGTCTTTATGTTCGCGATTGGCTGCACGTGCAGGACCATTGTGAGGCGTTAGCCCTGGTTCTGAGGAGCGGGGCCGCCGGGGACATTTACAATATCGGCGGTAACTGTGAACGAGCCAACATCGATGTTGCGCACTTCATCCTCAGGACCCTCGGCAAACCCAAGACATTGATTACGCATGTGAGGGACCGACTCGGTCATGATCGGCGATATGCCCTGAATACGTCGAAGATTGAGCAGGTGCTGGGCTGGAAGCCCCGTATCCCCTTTGAGACAGGACTTGAGGACACGATCCATTGGTACGAGCGCCATACGACCTGGTGGACACGCATCAAGGGGGGACAGTATCGGGAGTATTACCGAAAGACCTACGGAGATCTTTCCTGCGTATCTCAATAG
- a CDS encoding pyrroline-5-carboxylate reductase — protein MLHGRTIGFIGSGNMAEAMIRGLLEAKLVTADQIIASDIVEARRQQIHLRYDVETVTEGRDVGLKASILILAVKPQDMEGALHGIAASVDQTKTVISVAAGITIAFIAERLPAGVRIVRAMPNAPALVLAGAAGIAKGEHATAEDLQIAEVIFAAVGKTVVVEEKHLDAVTGLSGSGPAYVFLLIEALTDAGVKVGLARDVAGLLAAQTVLGAAKMVLESGRHPAELKDTVASPGGTTIAGLYALERGGLRGILIEAVEAATSRSRELGRR, from the coding sequence ATGCTACACGGTCGAACCATCGGCTTTATCGGCTCCGGCAATATGGCCGAGGCGATGATCCGCGGCCTGCTCGAAGCTAAGCTGGTAACCGCAGATCAGATCATTGCCTCGGACATCGTTGAGGCGAGGCGACAGCAGATCCATCTGCGCTATGACGTCGAAACCGTCACCGAGGGCCGCGATGTGGGGTTGAAGGCGTCGATCCTGATCCTGGCCGTCAAGCCCCAGGACATGGAGGGGGCGCTGCACGGGATCGCCGCTTCGGTGGATCAGACCAAGACCGTCATCTCGGTGGCCGCCGGCATTACGATCGCCTTTATCGCTGAGCGGCTACCTGCTGGGGTGCGGATCGTTCGCGCCATGCCCAATGCCCCGGCCCTGGTTCTCGCCGGTGCCGCCGGCATTGCAAAGGGCGAGCACGCCACAGCCGAGGACCTGCAGATTGCGGAAGTAATCTTCGCCGCGGTCGGGAAAACGGTTGTCGTCGAGGAAAAGCACCTGGACGCCGTGACGGGACTGAGCGGCAGCGGCCCGGCCTACGTATTTCTGTTGATTGAAGCGCTGACCGACGCCGGTGTCAAGGTGGGGCTTGCGCGGGATGTGGCCGGACTGTTGGCTGCTCAAACCGTCTTGGGCGCCGCCAAGATGGTGCTTGAGAGCGGACGCCATCCGGCAGAGCTGAAGGACACGGTCGCCTCTCCCGGCGGCACGACCATTGCCGGCCTGTATGCCTTGGAGCGCGGCGGATTGCGCGGGATTCTGATAGAGGCGGTAGAGGCGGCTACGAGCCGTTCTCGGGAGCTGGGCAGGAGATAA
- a CDS encoding dTDP-4-dehydrorhamnose 3,5-epimerase, which produces MTLIDGVKTRLLRRVPDERGFLTEMLRSDWEEFERFGQAYITAAYPGVVKGWHYHKKQTDHFVGVLGMSKVVLYDARHDSPTKGLVNEFFIGEQNPVLVKIPPLVIHGYKAVGDRMSAIVNFPTELYNYQEPDEFRIPPDSPDIPYDWAVKLG; this is translated from the coding sequence ATGACGCTTATTGATGGGGTGAAAACCAGACTGCTGCGTAGGGTTCCGGATGAGCGGGGCTTTCTTACGGAGATGCTGCGCAGCGACTGGGAGGAGTTTGAGCGATTCGGGCAGGCCTATATCACGGCCGCCTATCCGGGCGTGGTGAAGGGGTGGCATTATCATAAGAAACAGACCGACCACTTTGTCGGCGTTCTCGGAATGTCCAAGGTCGTCCTGTATGATGCCCGCCACGACTCTCCCACAAAAGGTCTCGTCAACGAGTTCTTCATTGGCGAGCAGAATCCGGTCCTGGTCAAGATTCCGCCTCTGGTGATCCATGGGTACAAGGCTGTGGGCGACCGGATGTCGGCGATTGTGAATTTTCCAACCGAGCTCTACAATTATCAGGAGCCTGATGAGTTTCGAATTCCCCCCGACAGTCCGGATATCCCATACGATTGGGCAGTGAAGCTGGGGTAG
- a CDS encoding Nucleotidyl transferase, whose protein sequence is MILSDYRMTTGGATGKDDQSLPPSVYAVVLAGGRGERFWPVSTDAQPKAFLRLVGNESLLQATVRRIRLLLPWTQIAVVAGETHAELVRAQLPELPEGNLLLEPQGRDTAAAIGLASLSVERLDPHAMMIVLPADHYVPDAEAFAAVLRRAVELLVLHPDWVVTVGITPTRPETGYGYLEVGKSLAQPPGAFLVHRFLEKPNRQMAERLAADGCHYWNSGIFLWRNSVIQGLLAQHMPDVWAGLCRIRGAWRVREALVREYSAFHRQSVDYGVLERVENGIAMIRADFAWDDLGAWDALARVQPVDDSGNVIVGEAQLVDTAQSVVVSAGPRVAIIGLSDIIVVASNDGVLVCPKGRAQDVRKLSGKRDPSQERMEQ, encoded by the coding sequence ATGATATTGTCCGATTACAGGATGACTACGGGCGGCGCGACGGGTAAGGACGACCAATCTCTCCCGCCATCGGTCTATGCGGTCGTGCTCGCCGGCGGGAGGGGCGAGCGCTTCTGGCCGGTCAGCACGGACGCTCAACCCAAGGCCTTTCTTCGTCTGGTCGGGAATGAGTCGCTCCTGCAGGCGACGGTCCGGCGGATACGACTGCTGCTGCCGTGGACACAGATCGCCGTCGTAGCTGGTGAGACACACGCCGAGCTCGTCCGAGCGCAACTCCCGGAACTCCCCGAAGGTAATCTCCTGCTCGAGCCGCAGGGCAGAGACACTGCGGCAGCTATCGGGTTGGCCTCTCTGTCGGTTGAGCGGCTCGACCCGCACGCCATGATGATCGTCCTGCCGGCCGATCACTACGTCCCGGATGCCGAGGCATTTGCGGCCGTCTTGCGGCGAGCCGTCGAGTTGCTCGTGTTACATCCGGACTGGGTTGTCACGGTTGGGATCACGCCTACGCGGCCGGAGACCGGGTACGGGTATCTGGAGGTCGGAAAATCGCTTGCCCAGCCTCCTGGCGCGTTCCTCGTTCATCGATTTCTGGAGAAACCGAATCGACAGATGGCCGAGCGTCTGGCAGCAGACGGGTGTCACTACTGGAACAGCGGGATCTTCCTGTGGCGGAACAGCGTCATTCAGGGCCTGCTTGCTCAACATATGCCGGACGTGTGGGCGGGTCTATGCCGCATTCGCGGGGCGTGGAGGGTGCGGGAGGCGCTGGTCCGCGAGTACAGCGCGTTTCATAGGCAGTCAGTAGACTACGGCGTGTTGGAGCGGGTGGAGAACGGGATTGCGATGATCAGGGCTGATTTCGCCTGGGATGATCTGGGGGCCTGGGATGCGCTGGCTCGGGTACAGCCGGTAGACGACAGCGGTAATGTGATCGTGGGCGAGGCGCAACTCGTGGACACCGCCCAGTCGGTTGTCGTCTCCGCCGGGCCCCGAGTCGCTATTATCGGACTGTCTGACATCATTGTGGTCGCGTCCAACGACGGCGTCCTGGTCTGTCCCAAGGGGCGGGCGCAGGATGTCAGAAAGCTCAGCGGGAAGCGCGATCCCAGCCAAGAAAGGATGGAGCAGTGA
- a CDS encoding mannose-6-phosphate isomerase, translating to MHTVLTGMRPWGCWTVLGEGEGYKVKRIEVNPGQRLSLQRHTHRSEHWIVVAGTAKIVIGQRTSFVDTQESTFVPVGVVHRIENPGPDLLLIIEIQNGRYLGEDDIVRLQDDYGRRDG from the coding sequence ATGCACACGGTGCTGACCGGAATGCGTCCCTGGGGATGCTGGACAGTCCTCGGGGAGGGGGAAGGATATAAGGTCAAGCGGATTGAGGTCAATCCGGGCCAACGGTTAAGCCTGCAGCGCCATACTCATCGGAGCGAGCACTGGATTGTTGTGGCCGGTACGGCGAAGATCGTCATCGGACAGCGGACCTCGTTCGTCGATACCCAGGAATCGACGTTCGTCCCGGTAGGGGTGGTTCACCGGATCGAGAACCCCGGGCCGGACCTCCTCCTCATCATTGAAATTCAGAACGGCCGCTACCTCGGAGAAGATGATATTGTCCGATTACAGGATGACTACGGGCGGCGCGACGGGTAA
- a CDS encoding aspartyl-tRNA synthetase → MERLKRTDYCGLLRPDHVGHSVVLMGWVHRRRDHGGLIFIDLRDREGIAQTVFNPEFHPEAHKIAGHMRAEFVVAIRGRVQPRPQGTENARLPTGMIEVAVEEALILNEAKPPIFAIEEQTDVAEEIRLTYRYLDLRRPSMARNLRLRHRAAQAVHGYLDRHGFVEVETPMLTRSTPEGARDYLVPSRLNPGEFYALPQSPQLFKQLLMVAGMDRYYQIVRCFRDEDQRADRQAEFTQIDLEMSFVDRDDVLDVTEGLVAALFEAAGRPAPPRPFSRLTYAEAIDRFGLDAPDTRFGMELADLTDIVRGTEAKAFAEPIAQGGVVKGMNAKGCGAFSRAQIDGLVDYAKGFKAKGLAWFKVTADGIQSPLAKFLGPIVLERLSERLKGEEGDLLLLVADQAKTASESLGRLRVKLGRELKLIDENALAMTWVIDFPLLDYDPEQGRWQAMHHPFTAPLDEDLPFLDTDPGRVRAKAYDLVVNGQELGGGSIRIHRRDVQSQMFAALGIDADEAKAKFGFLLEALEYGAPPHGGLAFGFDRVIALLVGAGSIRDVIAFPKTQKAQDLMTQAPSPVDPRQLKELRIKLDLD, encoded by the coding sequence ATGGAACGCCTCAAACGAACCGACTACTGTGGTCTGTTGCGCCCGGATCATGTCGGACACTCTGTTGTGCTGATGGGCTGGGTACACCGGCGACGCGATCACGGCGGCCTGATCTTTATCGATCTTCGGGACCGCGAAGGGATTGCGCAGACGGTCTTCAACCCCGAGTTTCATCCGGAGGCCCACAAGATAGCCGGACACATGCGCGCCGAATTTGTGGTGGCGATCCGCGGCCGGGTCCAGCCTCGCCCGCAGGGGACCGAAAACGCCAGGCTTCCCACCGGGATGATTGAGGTTGCGGTCGAAGAGGCGCTGATCCTGAACGAGGCCAAACCGCCGATCTTTGCGATTGAAGAGCAGACCGACGTTGCTGAGGAGATCCGGCTGACCTATCGATACCTGGACCTCCGTCGCCCATCGATGGCGCGCAACCTGCGCCTGCGCCACAGGGCGGCTCAGGCGGTCCACGGCTATCTGGACCGGCACGGGTTTGTGGAGGTGGAAACCCCCATGCTGACCCGGAGCACGCCGGAAGGGGCCAGGGACTATCTGGTCCCAAGCCGACTGAACCCCGGGGAGTTCTATGCGCTGCCGCAGTCGCCCCAGCTCTTTAAGCAGCTCCTCATGGTCGCCGGGATGGATCGATACTATCAGATTGTCCGGTGCTTCCGGGACGAGGACCAGCGGGCCGACCGGCAGGCGGAGTTTACCCAGATCGACCTGGAGATGTCGTTTGTGGATCGAGACGATGTGCTCGATGTGACGGAAGGGCTGGTAGCAGCACTCTTTGAGGCTGCCGGCCGCCCCGCCCCGCCCAGACCCTTCTCGCGACTGACGTACGCCGAGGCGATCGACCGGTTCGGTCTTGATGCGCCGGACACCCGGTTCGGGATGGAGCTGGCCGATCTGACCGATATCGTGCGCGGGACCGAGGCGAAGGCGTTCGCCGAGCCGATTGCGCAAGGCGGCGTTGTGAAGGGGATGAATGCCAAGGGGTGCGGTGCATTCTCCAGGGCGCAGATCGATGGGCTGGTTGACTACGCCAAGGGGTTTAAAGCTAAGGGCCTGGCCTGGTTCAAGGTCACCGCCGACGGGATCCAATCGCCCCTGGCCAAATTTCTCGGGCCGATAGTTCTCGAACGCCTGAGCGAGCGGCTGAAGGGAGAAGAGGGGGATCTGTTGCTGCTGGTCGCCGATCAGGCCAAGACGGCGTCCGAATCGCTGGGGCGTCTTCGGGTCAAGTTGGGCCGCGAACTGAAGCTGATCGACGAGAACGCGCTGGCGATGACCTGGGTGATTGATTTTCCACTCCTTGACTATGATCCTGAGCAGGGGCGGTGGCAGGCGATGCATCACCCCTTTACGGCGCCGTTGGACGAGGACTTGCCGTTCCTTGACACCGATCCCGGAAGGGTCCGCGCCAAGGCCTATGACCTGGTGGTAAACGGGCAAGAGCTGGGGGGAGGCAGCATCAGGATCCACCGCCGGGATGTGCAGTCTCAAATGTTCGCTGCATTGGGGATTGATGCGGATGAGGCGAAGGCCAAGTTCGGGTTCCTCCTGGAGGCGCTCGAATACGGCGCCCCACCCCACGGCGGGCTCGCCTTCGGCTTTGATCGGGTCATCGCGCTGCTCGTGGGGGCCGGCTCGATTCGAGATGTCATTGCCTTCCCCAAGACTCAAAAGGCGCAGGACCTGATGACGCAAGCCCCCTCGCCTGTCGACCCGAGGCAGCTTAAGGAGCTTCGGATCAAGCTGGATCTGGACTGA
- a CDS encoding fructose 1,6-bisphosphatase, producing MDRNLALELVRATEMAAISSARWMGLGNPSAAEQAAIDAMHHAFDNVSFRGSIVIGKGEHGRAPTLYVGEVLGQGDAPEVDIALDAVESGAIVAHGRQNAISVIAAAEKGSLRQVPDAHMEKIAVGPKAAGAIDITAPPEKNLRAIAEAMNCSVEDITVVILDRPRHADLVRQVRGIGARIKLIQDGDLSATVAVAFEGTGVDVLMGVGGAREGALAATALQCIGGDMQGRLKPLTEEEAEQALRMGIHDLDRVFTISDLTGGGEIDIMFAATGVTDGDLLKGVRFFGGGAQTHSLVMRSRSATVRFIESTHRFDRKAVS from the coding sequence ATGGATCGAAACCTGGCGCTTGAGTTGGTGCGAGCGACCGAGATGGCCGCCATTTCGTCGGCTCGTTGGATGGGATTGGGTAATCCGAGCGCGGCCGAGCAGGCGGCGATCGACGCCATGCACCATGCCTTTGACAACGTCAGCTTCCGGGGTTCCATTGTCATCGGGAAGGGCGAGCATGGAAGGGCGCCAACCCTCTATGTCGGCGAGGTGCTCGGCCAAGGCGACGCCCCTGAAGTGGATATCGCGCTTGATGCCGTTGAGAGCGGGGCGATCGTGGCCCATGGCCGCCAGAATGCCATTTCGGTGATTGCCGCCGCCGAGAAAGGGTCGCTGCGCCAGGTACCGGATGCCCACATGGAAAAGATCGCCGTCGGACCCAAGGCGGCCGGGGCGATCGACATCACCGCCCCACCCGAGAAGAATCTCCGCGCCATTGCTGAAGCGATGAACTGTTCTGTCGAGGATATTACGGTGGTCATCCTTGACCGGCCTCGCCATGCCGACTTGGTGCGTCAGGTCCGCGGGATCGGCGCGCGGATCAAACTGATTCAGGATGGGGATCTCTCCGCGACCGTGGCGGTGGCGTTTGAAGGAACAGGCGTCGATGTCCTGATGGGGGTCGGGGGGGCGCGAGAAGGCGCGCTGGCGGCGACGGCGCTTCAGTGTATCGGGGGCGACATGCAGGGTCGACTGAAGCCGCTGACGGAGGAGGAGGCAGAGCAGGCGCTGAGAATGGGAATTCACGACCTGGACCGGGTCTTCACAATCTCCGACCTGACCGGAGGGGGAGAGATCGACATCATGTTCGCCGCCACCGGGGTCACTGATGGCGATCTCCTGAAGGGAGTGCGTTTCTTTGGCGGAGGCGCTCAGACCCACTCCCTTGTGATGCGTTCGAGGTCCGCGACCGTCCGCTTCATCGAATCAACCCACCGTTTCGACCGGAAAGCGGTCTCATAG
- a CDS encoding branched-chain amino acid aminotransferase: protein MTTAYFKGQFVPLDQAKISIQNNTFQYGTGIFEGIRAYWNPDERQLYVFRLVEHYVRLLRNCRVLKLNIGKDAKELSEITLELLRRNHPETDTYIRPIAYVDSDGIGPKFIGYSSGFAIYTLPLGDYINVSSGIRVGVSSWRRIHDNTIPARCKVTGGYVNSALAKTEALEHGYDEAIFLTEGGFISEGSAENIFLIRDGRLITPALSEDILEGITRDTVIELAREDLGIETIERPIGRTELYVADEAFLCGTGAQVSPIIEADKRPLGTGRTGPITQKIQALYFDVVKGKQKKYLHWLTPVY, encoded by the coding sequence ATGACGACCGCATATTTCAAGGGCCAGTTCGTTCCGCTTGATCAAGCCAAGATCAGCATTCAGAACAATACCTTCCAGTACGGAACCGGCATCTTCGAGGGAATTCGAGCCTATTGGAATCCGGATGAGCGGCAGCTCTACGTCTTTCGCCTGGTGGAACACTATGTCCGACTGCTCAGAAACTGCCGCGTTCTGAAGCTCAATATCGGTAAGGACGCAAAGGAGCTGTCGGAGATCACCCTCGAACTGCTGAGACGAAATCACCCCGAAACCGATACCTATATTCGACCAATCGCCTATGTCGATTCGGATGGGATCGGCCCGAAGTTCATCGGCTATTCCAGCGGTTTTGCCATATACACGCTACCGCTTGGCGACTATATTAACGTCTCAAGTGGAATCAGGGTGGGCGTCTCGTCATGGCGCCGGATTCACGATAATACCATCCCGGCGCGCTGCAAAGTGACCGGAGGCTATGTCAACTCAGCCCTGGCCAAAACCGAGGCCCTCGAACATGGCTATGACGAGGCGATCTTTCTTACCGAGGGGGGTTTTATCTCTGAAGGCTCGGCCGAAAATATTTTTCTCATCAGGGACGGAAGGTTGATCACACCCGCCCTGTCCGAGGATATCCTGGAAGGGATCACGCGCGACACAGTGATCGAGTTGGCGCGGGAAGACTTAGGCATTGAGACAATCGAGCGGCCCATTGGAAGGACGGAGCTGTACGTGGCCGATGAGGCGTTTCTGTGCGGGACCGGCGCCCAGGTGTCGCCTATCATCGAAGCGGATAAACGGCCGCTGGGCACCGGCAGGACAGGACCGATTACTCAGAAGATTCAAGCCCTGTATTTTGATGTCGTGAAGGGCAAGCAGAAGAAGTACTTGCACTGGCTGACGCCGGTCTATTAG
- a CDS encoding histidyl-tRNA synthetase, producing MKLKGVRGAPDLLPHESARWQRVEAATRSLLQRYGYAEIRTPAFERTELFVRGIGEGTDIVEKEMYTFTDQGEVSLTLRPEGTAPVVRAYLEHQMAAQSPLVKVYYLGPMFRRERPQSGRFRQFHQIGVEAIGSDQPAVDAEVIDLLWALMVEGFGIPDLQLRLNSIGDAACRPTIRDRLSRYMADRSSELCRDCQGRLTRNPLRIMDCKQEGCQRLVAEAPKPLESLCGACAAHFAEVRGLLDLLKIPYIIDERLVRGLEYYTKTAFEMINPRLGAQNALAGGGRYDGLIESMGGPSTPAMGFAVGLERVIASLPPALEEGVLHGVYVATLGQEAQRTGMGLLQELRRRGVRGLMDLEARSLKGQMRQANKERVRYCLIVGDEELRRGQATLRDMVKAEQTAVALDRIIECLMGLEGV from the coding sequence ATGAAACTGAAGGGTGTGCGGGGGGCGCCAGACCTCTTACCGCATGAGTCCGCGAGGTGGCAGCGTGTAGAAGCGGCAACCCGGTCGCTCTTGCAGCGGTACGGCTACGCGGAAATCCGGACCCCGGCCTTCGAACGAACAGAGCTGTTTGTCCGCGGTATCGGCGAGGGGACCGACATCGTCGAGAAAGAGATGTACACCTTCACCGACCAGGGGGAGGTGAGTCTCACGCTTCGACCCGAAGGGACCGCGCCGGTCGTCCGGGCCTACCTCGAACATCAGATGGCCGCCCAGTCTCCCCTGGTAAAGGTCTACTACCTCGGTCCGATGTTCCGTCGGGAACGGCCGCAGTCCGGACGATTCCGGCAGTTCCACCAGATCGGCGTAGAGGCGATCGGCTCCGACCAGCCGGCGGTGGATGCGGAGGTGATCGATCTCCTGTGGGCGCTCATGGTAGAGGGGTTCGGGATTCCCGATCTGCAGCTTCGCCTCAATTCGATCGGCGACGCCGCCTGCCGGCCCACAATCCGCGACCGCCTCTCCCGCTATATGGCGGACCGGTCGTCGGAACTCTGTCGGGATTGTCAGGGGCGGCTGACGCGCAATCCCCTCCGGATTATGGACTGCAAGCAGGAGGGCTGCCAGCGTCTGGTGGCGGAGGCGCCGAAGCCGCTCGAAAGCCTATGCGGAGCCTGCGCCGCGCACTTCGCCGAGGTTCGAGGTCTGCTGGATCTCCTGAAGATCCCCTATATCATCGACGAGCGATTGGTCCGCGGCCTTGAGTATTACACGAAAACGGCCTTTGAAATGATCAACCCCCGCCTTGGCGCTCAAAATGCGCTGGCCGGCGGCGGGCGCTATGACGGTCTGATCGAATCGATGGGCGGGCCTTCGACCCCTGCGATGGGGTTCGCGGTAGGGCTGGAGCGGGTCATCGCGTCGCTTCCGCCGGCCCTGGAGGAGGGCGTCCTGCATGGGGTCTACGTCGCCACCCTGGGGCAGGAGGCGCAGCGGACCGGGATGGGGCTGCTGCAGGAGCTGCGTCGCCGCGGCGTGCGGGGTCTGATGGATCTCGAGGCGCGCAGTCTCAAGGGCCAGATGCGCCAGGCCAATAAGGAGCGGGTCCGGTACTGCCTGATTGTGGGCGACGAGGAGCTGAGGCGAGGCCAGGCCACGCTGCGTGATATGGTGAAGGCCGAACAGACTGCTGTGGCGTTGGACCGGATCATCGAATGTCTGATGGGACTTGAGGGGGTATAA